Proteins encoded in a region of the Prochlorothrix hollandica PCC 9006 = CALU 1027 genome:
- the smc gene encoding chromosome segregation protein SMC translates to MVHIKRVELTHFKSFGGTADIPLLPGFTVVSGPNGSGKSNILDGLLFALGLSTSKGMRADRLPDLVNQNVARSRSTVEASVTATFDLTGWQAEGLGTSPGANLGANLGAEPDPPEPDSLGPEPTAADPTGLDNPGLDNPGPNNPELDNPGPNNPGPDNPGPNNPGLEPPADSARAEVTADGRGPEPTEPEPTEPEQTEPEPIEYSPLEIGPHLQEWSVTRKLRVTPQGTYTSTYAINGETCTLTQLHGQLNRLRIYPEGYNIVLQGDVTGIISMNGRERREIIDELAGVAQFDRKINQAKGKLDEVKEREDRCRIIERELQEQLERLSKDRLKAEKYKALRQELQQKEQWEKVLSWQQQQQQIQKLEQALAQGATEQTQIQESRAALQDTITATETVLEALNRQVRALGEEELLGLQSQGATQEAELRQILRQQQELETAGQRTLEQLQQHQAKVGEYQKTLQRVQGERAHWEGRELVRLGADRDQARQALDASREAAHAIASRSQAWVQQQTQLRQQLDQWLAQIEPQRREQAQLQERSQQYNQQRQDQALALTQGAEELALAQGQLAELIPLQTELETAIAALATTLAQTEQELQVQQDTQTRLLREQREKQRQLDKLESLAQAMQETQGTHATRILLQLGLAGVHGLVGQLGAVQSRYQLALEVAAGARLGYLVVEDDGVAAAGIALLKRENAGRATFLPLNRIQGHKLASIPKWQTPEGFIDHAVNLVDCDDRYGDIFSYVFGNTVIFESLTTARQQLGQYRIVTLEGDLLETSGSMTGGSVRRQRGAVGFGSSDSEESGEIKGLRERLGQIEAVLGRCDRQIHTLTTQGRDTSQTLTEQRQHHRDLRSEADLLRQTVTRLEQQQTQLQQQQQTQDTALGEAQVRLQTLAQTIPALEAQIQELRQTLGQLEQSPIHGEWQQRQTQVQTQEATLQDRELALRSGEQQLQGLIREQERCTSQISQLQGQIQSLRQQQGEQINDHSALGIQRTTLEGQLQQLRQHIASLEERLGSQKQERDRVERQQRDQRQELQQLDWQGQKLQETQAERQEKLGQWRETLAQQERELPQPWPEIPPEVVAAGLAPLNHELRALAKRIQAMEPVNMLALEEYDRTQARLTDLSEKLATLESERTEILLRIETFTTLRTRAFMESFEAIDANFREIFAQLSDGDGYLQLDDPDNPLSGGLNLVAHPKGKPVRRLASMSGGEKSLTALSFIFALQRYRPSPFYAFDEVDSFLDGANVERLAQVIRQQCHQAQFIVVSHRRPMIEAAQRTIGVTQARGSHTQVLGITLEDSPPLP, encoded by the coding sequence GTGGTCCATATCAAGCGCGTTGAACTGACCCACTTCAAATCCTTTGGGGGGACAGCGGATATTCCCCTGTTGCCCGGTTTTACTGTGGTTTCGGGTCCCAATGGATCCGGGAAATCCAATATTTTAGATGGGCTACTGTTCGCCTTGGGGTTGTCCACTTCCAAGGGAATGCGGGCCGATCGCCTGCCGGATTTGGTCAACCAAAACGTTGCCCGCAGCCGCTCCACCGTGGAAGCCAGCGTCACCGCCACCTTTGACCTCACGGGGTGGCAGGCGGAGGGCTTGGGCACATCCCCAGGGGCGAATCTGGGGGCGAATCTGGGGGCGGAGCCAGATCCCCCTGAACCCGATTCCCTGGGTCCTGAACCCACCGCAGCAGACCCCACCGGGCTAGATAATCCAGGGCTAGATAATCCAGGGCCAAATAATCCAGAGCTAGATAATCCAGGGCCAAATAATCCAGGGCCAGATAATCCAGGGCCAAATAATCCAGGGCTGGAACCCCCGGCGGATAGTGCCAGGGCAGAGGTTACTGCTGACGGTCGTGGGCCGGAGCCAACCGAGCCGGAGCCAACCGAGCCGGAGCAAACCGAACCGGAGCCGATCGAGTACTCTCCCCTGGAAATCGGTCCCCATTTGCAGGAATGGAGCGTGACCCGAAAATTGCGGGTGACTCCCCAGGGGACTTACACCTCCACCTATGCCATCAATGGGGAAACCTGCACCCTCACCCAACTCCATGGCCAACTTAACCGCCTACGCATTTACCCGGAAGGCTACAATATTGTGCTGCAAGGGGATGTTACCGGCATTATTTCCATGAATGGCCGGGAGCGGCGGGAGATTATCGATGAATTGGCGGGGGTGGCCCAGTTCGATCGCAAGATTAACCAGGCCAAGGGCAAGCTGGATGAAGTCAAGGAGCGGGAAGACCGCTGTCGCATCATTGAGCGGGAATTGCAGGAACAGTTGGAGCGCCTTAGTAAAGATCGCCTCAAAGCGGAAAAATATAAGGCATTGCGCCAGGAATTGCAGCAAAAGGAACAATGGGAAAAGGTGCTGAGTTGGCAGCAACAGCAGCAGCAGATCCAAAAACTGGAGCAAGCCCTGGCCCAGGGGGCAACGGAACAAACCCAAATCCAGGAGAGCCGCGCCGCCCTCCAGGACACCATTACCGCCACGGAAACGGTGCTGGAAGCCCTCAACCGCCAAGTGCGGGCCTTGGGGGAAGAGGAACTGCTGGGACTCCAGAGCCAAGGGGCCACCCAGGAGGCAGAACTGCGGCAGATTTTGCGACAACAGCAGGAACTGGAAACCGCAGGGCAACGTACCCTAGAGCAATTGCAGCAACACCAGGCCAAGGTGGGGGAATATCAGAAAACCCTGCAACGGGTTCAGGGAGAACGCGCCCACTGGGAAGGTCGGGAACTGGTGCGCCTGGGGGCCGATCGCGACCAAGCCCGCCAAGCCCTGGACGCTAGCCGGGAAGCGGCCCATGCCATCGCCAGCCGTTCCCAAGCCTGGGTGCAGCAGCAAACCCAACTGCGGCAGCAACTGGATCAGTGGCTGGCCCAAATAGAACCCCAACGGCGGGAACAGGCCCAATTACAGGAGCGATCGCAGCAATATAACCAACAACGCCAAGATCAGGCGCTAGCTCTGACCCAGGGGGCTGAGGAATTGGCCCTAGCCCAGGGGCAACTGGCGGAACTGATCCCCCTCCAGACGGAACTGGAAACGGCGATCGCCGCCCTCGCCACCACCCTCGCCCAGACGGAACAGGAGTTACAGGTGCAGCAGGACACCCAAACCCGACTCCTGCGGGAACAGCGGGAGAAGCAGCGGCAACTGGACAAACTGGAAAGTCTGGCCCAGGCCATGCAGGAAACCCAGGGCACCCACGCCACCCGCATTCTCTTGCAACTGGGGCTGGCGGGAGTCCATGGCTTGGTGGGGCAGTTGGGGGCGGTGCAGTCCCGCTATCAACTGGCCTTGGAGGTGGCGGCGGGGGCGCGGTTGGGCTATCTGGTGGTGGAGGATGACGGTGTGGCGGCGGCGGGGATTGCCCTGTTGAAGCGGGAAAATGCGGGCCGTGCCACGTTTCTGCCCCTGAACCGGATCCAGGGCCATAAACTAGCCAGTATCCCCAAATGGCAAACCCCGGAAGGGTTCATTGACCATGCGGTGAACTTGGTGGACTGCGACGATCGCTATGGCGATATTTTCAGCTATGTCTTTGGCAATACGGTGATCTTTGAGTCCTTGACCACGGCACGGCAGCAACTGGGGCAATACCGCATCGTCACCCTGGAGGGGGACCTGTTGGAAACCAGCGGGTCCATGACCGGCGGCAGTGTGCGGCGGCAACGGGGGGCGGTGGGCTTTGGCAGCAGTGACTCGGAAGAGTCGGGGGAGATCAAGGGTCTGCGGGAGCGCTTAGGGCAGATCGAGGCGGTATTGGGCCGCTGCGATCGCCAAATCCATACCCTGACCACCCAGGGGCGGGACACTAGCCAAACCCTGACGGAACAACGGCAGCACCATCGGGATCTGCGATCGGAGGCGGATCTGCTGCGCCAAACGGTGACCCGCCTGGAACAGCAACAGACCCAGTTACAGCAGCAGCAACAGACCCAGGACACCGCCCTCGGGGAAGCCCAAGTCCGGCTGCAAACCCTAGCCCAAACTATTCCCGCCCTAGAAGCCCAAATCCAGGAATTGCGGCAAACCCTGGGGCAATTGGAGCAGTCCCCCATCCATGGGGAGTGGCAACAGCGCCAAACCCAGGTACAAACCCAGGAAGCCACCCTCCAGGATCGGGAATTGGCCCTGCGCAGTGGGGAGCAGCAGCTCCAGGGGTTAATCCGGGAGCAGGAGCGCTGCACCAGTCAAATCAGCCAACTCCAAGGCCAAATCCAGAGTTTACGTCAACAGCAAGGGGAACAGATCAACGATCATTCCGCCCTGGGCATTCAACGCACCACCCTGGAGGGCCAACTCCAGCAGTTGCGGCAACACATCGCCAGCCTGGAGGAACGCCTGGGGAGCCAGAAGCAGGAACGGGATCGGGTGGAGCGCCAACAGCGGGATCAGCGGCAGGAACTGCAACAATTGGACTGGCAGGGCCAAAAACTCCAGGAAACCCAGGCCGAACGCCAGGAAAAACTGGGGCAATGGCGGGAAACCTTGGCCCAACAGGAGCGGGAGTTACCCCAGCCCTGGCCGGAGATTCCCCCGGAGGTGGTGGCGGCGGGGCTGGCTCCCCTGAACCATGAGTTGCGTGCCTTAGCCAAACGGATCCAAGCCATGGAGCCGGTCAATATGCTGGCCCTGGAGGAGTACGATCGCACCCAAGCCCGCTTAACGGATCTCAGTGAGAAACTGGCCACCCTGGAGTCGGAACGAACGGAAATCCTACTGCGCATCGAAACCTTCACCACCCTGCGCACCCGGGCCTTTATGGAGTCTTTTGAGGCCATTGATGCTAATTTTCGCGAGATTTTCGCCCAATTGTCCGATGGGGACGGCTATTTGCAACTGGATGACCCGGACAACCCCCTCAGTGGCGGTCTCAATCTGGTGGCCCACCCCAAGGGTAAACCGGTGCGGCGGCTGGCTTCCATGTCGGGGGGAGAGAAGTCTTTGACGGCCCTCAGTTTTATCTTTGCCCTGCAACGCTACCGCCCCTCTCCCTTTTATGCCTTTGATGAGGTGGATAGTTTCCTGGATGGGGCTAATGTGGAGCGTTTAGCCCAGGTTATCCGCCAACAGTGCCACCAAGCCCAGTTTATTGTGGTCAGTCACCGCCGCCCCATGATTGAAGCGGCCCAACGGACGATCGGGGTCACCCAAGCCCGTGGCTCCCACACCCAGGTCCTCGGCATCACCCTCGAAGACTCCCCGCCCCTCCCCTAA
- a CDS encoding sulfurtransferase yields the protein MTSPLISAPELHDRLIQDPQSVVVFDCRFNLMEPAQGRQQYAVSHIPGAYYLDLNQDLSSPPQRYGGRHPLPDLDALAATLAQAGVEGGKTWVVAYDDSRFAYGARLWWLLRYMGHDGVSVLDGGFGAWQGLGLPVTSVVPEPRSGQFLPQRRSDWVVDVAAVQTRKDWPTVAVVDSREPGRYRGEYEPIDPVAGHIPGAINRCWTEVTDETGRSQAKPWHQDHWAAIASAEEVMVYCGSGVTACVNLLSLELAGITTGKLYAGSWSDWCASVLNLTEGV from the coding sequence ATGACCTCTCCCCTGATCAGTGCCCCAGAACTCCACGATCGCCTCATCCAGGATCCCCAGTCCGTGGTGGTTTTCGACTGTCGGTTTAACCTCATGGAACCGGCCCAGGGGCGGCAACAGTACGCTGTTAGCCATATTCCCGGTGCCTATTACTTGGATCTCAACCAGGATCTGTCTAGCCCCCCCCAGCGCTACGGCGGACGGCATCCCTTACCGGACCTGGATGCCTTGGCAGCTACCTTGGCCCAGGCGGGGGTGGAGGGGGGCAAAACCTGGGTGGTGGCCTACGATGACTCCCGCTTTGCCTATGGAGCGCGGCTGTGGTGGCTGTTGCGCTACATGGGCCATGATGGGGTGTCCGTGCTGGATGGGGGCTTTGGGGCATGGCAGGGGCTGGGGTTGCCGGTGACCTCGGTGGTGCCGGAGCCTCGATCGGGCCAGTTTCTGCCCCAACGGCGATCGGACTGGGTGGTGGATGTGGCAGCGGTTCAGACCCGCAAGGACTGGCCCACGGTGGCGGTGGTGGACTCCCGGGAACCGGGCCGTTATCGGGGGGAGTATGAGCCGATCGATCCCGTGGCGGGCCACATTCCCGGAGCCATTAACCGCTGTTGGACGGAGGTTACGGACGAGACGGGGCGATCGCAAGCGAAGCCTTGGCACCAGGACCACTGGGCCGCGATCGCCTCAGCCGAGGAGGTGATGGTGTACTGCGGCTCTGGGGTGACGGCCTGTGTCAATTTGCTGTCTTTGGAACTGGCGGGCATCACCACGGGCAAGCTCTATGCGGGCAGTTGGAGCGACTGGTGCGCCTCAGTGCTGAATTTGACCGAGGGCGTTTGA
- a CDS encoding AAA-like domain-containing protein, giving the protein MDARDRDGPDRDGREADFTWGQARDFANQLIQAHSGKHLTDLEIKVLQGSWQNHTYEAMAEQYTYGAGYLNRDVGNALWKKLSQALGEKVSKTNFREALRRAWWQQGRSVPSVPPSVPPSVRPSVLPMTPPLPAVPLAETPFAEGPVAPQSPFYVVRSQVEDLGLRSLLKPGALVRVKAPSLMGKTSFLYYLLQGVQLQGYATIYLDLGSIDRDILTDLGKLLRWLCARVSRQLKIPNRLEEFWDSDIFGSNDNCTAYFEEYLLQEVPQPVVLGLDNVDRLFPHGAVVEDFFGLLRSWHERARISTLWQQLRLVLMHSTDVYIPLDYNQSPFNTGVPIELVEFSPDQIQALALLHHCSLDRPALAQLMAAIGGHPYLVRRALYELGTGSQTLGQLLATAATETGIYGAHLRRQWLLLQQNPALWQALIQVVQGTEPVSLSPLTLYKLHSMGLIHRHNNRVMPRCTVYRDYFRSMHRADSP; this is encoded by the coding sequence ATGGATGCAAGGGATAGGGATGGGCCGGATCGAGACGGGAGGGAGGCAGACTTTACCTGGGGGCAGGCCAGGGACTTTGCCAACCAACTGATCCAGGCCCACAGCGGCAAACACCTGACCGATCTGGAAATTAAGGTGCTCCAAGGCTCCTGGCAGAACCACACCTACGAGGCCATGGCGGAACAGTACACCTATGGGGCGGGCTACCTCAACCGGGATGTGGGTAATGCCCTCTGGAAAAAGTTATCCCAGGCTCTGGGGGAAAAGGTGAGCAAAACCAACTTTCGGGAAGCCTTGCGCCGTGCTTGGTGGCAGCAGGGGCGATCGGTTCCTAGTGTGCCCCCTAGTGTGCCCCCTAGTGTGCGCCCTAGTGTGCTTCCTATGACACCCCCGCTCCCTGCCGTGCCCCTGGCGGAAACCCCCTTTGCCGAGGGTCCCGTGGCTCCCCAGTCTCCCTTTTATGTGGTGCGATCGCAGGTGGAAGACCTGGGACTGCGATCGCTGCTGAAACCGGGAGCCTTGGTGCGGGTGAAAGCCCCCAGCCTCATGGGCAAAACCTCCTTCCTCTATTACCTGCTCCAGGGGGTCCAACTCCAGGGCTATGCCACGATTTATTTAGATTTAGGCAGCATTGACCGGGATATTCTCACGGATTTGGGGAAATTGCTCCGCTGGCTCTGCGCTAGGGTCAGTCGGCAGCTTAAGATCCCCAATCGCTTAGAGGAGTTTTGGGACTCGGATATTTTTGGCAGCAACGACAACTGCACCGCCTATTTTGAGGAATATTTACTCCAGGAAGTTCCCCAGCCCGTGGTTTTGGGCTTGGACAACGTCGATCGCCTCTTTCCCCATGGCGCAGTGGTGGAAGATTTCTTTGGCTTGTTGCGCAGTTGGCATGAACGGGCTAGAATTTCGACGTTATGGCAGCAGTTACGCCTGGTTTTGATGCATTCTACCGATGTTTATATTCCCCTGGACTATAATCAGTCCCCCTTTAACACCGGTGTTCCCATTGAACTGGTGGAGTTTAGCCCCGATCAAATCCAAGCCTTGGCCCTGTTGCACCACTGTTCCCTCGATCGCCCTGCCCTGGCCCAGCTCATGGCCGCCATTGGGGGACATCCTTACCTGGTGCGGCGGGCGCTCTATGAACTGGGCACCGGATCCCAGACCTTGGGGCAGTTGCTGGCCACAGCGGCCACGGAAACCGGCATCTATGGGGCACATTTGCGGCGGCAGTGGCTGCTGCTGCAACAGAATCCGGCGCTGTGGCAGGCTCTGATCCAGGTGGTGCAGGGGACGGAGCCGGTGTCCCTGTCCCCCCTCACCCTCTACAAACTCCACAGCATGGGGCTAATCCACCGCCACAATAATCGGGTGATGCCCCGCTGTACGGTCTATCGCGATTACTTTCGATCGATGCACCGGGCCGACTCTCCCTAA
- a CDS encoding DUF1810 domain-containing protein, protein MENQTKTMNDPFNLERFVTAQEESYESALSELKLGEKRSHWMWYIFPQIDGLGSSFMANKYAIKSLAEAQAYLSHPTLGTRLRECTTTVLAIEERSALEIFSSPDNKKLKSSMTLFAQISEPDSIFERVLNKFFEGDCDPQTLNLLKAH, encoded by the coding sequence ATGGAAAATCAAACTAAGACGATGAATGATCCCTTCAATTTAGAACGATTTGTCACTGCACAAGAGGAAAGCTATGAATCTGCTTTATCAGAACTGAAGCTGGGGGAAAAGCGAAGCCATTGGATGTGGTATATATTCCCCCAAATTGACGGATTAGGTAGCAGTTTTATGGCAAATAAGTATGCCATAAAAAGCCTTGCAGAGGCTCAAGCATACTTAAGCCATCCCACTCTAGGAACCAGACTAAGGGAATGCACCACAACCGTTTTGGCCATTGAAGAGCGATCGGCATTGGAAATTTTCAGTTCTCCTGACAATAAGAAGTTGAAATCCTCCATGACCTTATTTGCACAGATCTCAGAACCAGATTCTATATTTGAACGTGTTTTGAATAAATTTTTTGAGGGTGACTGTGACCCTCAAACACTCAATTTGTTGAAAGCACATTAA
- a CDS encoding SGNH/GDSL hydrolase family protein produces the protein MSRRRRSRPRNSRSRQKTAWGPLLIGLLVGVPLAAEVLARVLVATQRLELTTPGTEVPTMDIAEAYQLKFVTAEGNPYATPTPPGELKARRHPLLGYDLVANQQGQFWTINDQGFRESATVPLVKAEGEIRIVILGGSEAFGQLSSSNKALFSTQLQERLNQRVTEQRNNPGRFQPEILPYRADQVTEALALPPQIRLGQYRVINAAVPGYTSGNVLGRLLYQVAAYDPDILVVMEGYGDLLLPSQQPAADIPQLDALLAAQVPAVADDSALKPMQWGQRLGDVALDHLYVVKVWHSFNAPLPEETAPEPVKLVNLMTDDPEVPLVNQVPEGPELQKRVDRYQQHMLQLVRWTSATQKQLILVVPPEITGRSPDQITDSEAAIVADLGQPYQTKISPAFDQLTTAAEAVAARSANAKVFNFYSLNAPAKSPLAEQPLFQTSVSLTDAGQTVLADRLYGSIVADLALQPRPFGSR, from the coding sequence ATGAGTCGCCGCCGTCGCAGTCGTCCCCGGAACAGCCGTAGCAGACAAAAAACCGCCTGGGGTCCCCTTTTGATCGGGTTACTGGTGGGGGTGCCCCTGGCCGCAGAAGTCTTGGCACGGGTCTTAGTGGCGACCCAGCGCCTAGAGTTGACCACCCCCGGCACCGAAGTCCCCACCATGGACATTGCCGAAGCCTACCAACTGAAATTCGTCACCGCCGAGGGCAACCCCTACGCCACCCCCACCCCCCCTGGGGAACTGAAGGCCCGTCGCCATCCCCTCCTGGGCTATGACCTCGTGGCCAATCAACAGGGACAGTTTTGGACCATTAACGATCAGGGCTTTCGGGAGTCGGCAACCGTTCCCCTAGTCAAGGCCGAGGGAGAAATTCGCATTGTGATCCTGGGGGGGTCAGAAGCCTTTGGTCAACTCAGTTCCAGTAATAAAGCCCTGTTTTCCACGCAATTGCAGGAACGCCTCAACCAACGGGTTACTGAACAGCGCAATAATCCTGGGCGCTTTCAGCCAGAAATCTTGCCCTATCGCGCCGATCAAGTGACCGAGGCGCTGGCCCTTCCCCCTCAAATTCGCTTAGGTCAATATCGGGTCATCAATGCCGCCGTCCCCGGTTACACCTCCGGCAATGTCTTGGGCCGGTTGTTGTACCAAGTGGCGGCCTACGATCCCGATATTTTGGTGGTGATGGAGGGCTATGGGGATTTGCTGCTGCCCAGTCAGCAACCGGCGGCGGATATTCCCCAGTTGGATGCTCTGCTGGCGGCCCAAGTCCCGGCAGTGGCAGACGATAGCGCCCTCAAACCTATGCAATGGGGACAGCGTTTGGGGGATGTGGCCCTCGATCACCTCTATGTGGTCAAGGTGTGGCACAGCTTTAATGCGCCCCTACCGGAGGAGACAGCACCGGAGCCGGTGAAACTGGTGAACTTGATGACCGACGATCCAGAGGTTCCCCTGGTCAACCAGGTGCCTGAGGGTCCAGAGTTGCAGAAACGGGTCGATCGCTACCAACAACACATGCTGCAATTGGTGCGCTGGACCTCCGCTACCCAAAAACAGCTTATCCTGGTGGTGCCCCCAGAAATCACCGGGCGATCGCCGGATCAGATCACGGACTCCGAAGCGGCGATCGTAGCCGATTTGGGACAACCCTACCAAACCAAAATCAGCCCCGCCTTCGATCAACTGACAACCGCTGCAGAGGCGGTGGCGGCCCGATCGGCCAATGCCAAGGTGTTCAACTTCTACAGCCTCAATGCCCCCGCTAAGTCACCCCTGGCGGAACAACCCCTATTCCAAACCTCCGTTTCCCTCACCGATGCCGGTCAAACCGTGCTGGCCGATCGCCTTTATGGCTCGATCGTGGCTGACCTGGCCCTGCAACCTCGCCCCTTTGGGAGCCGCTAA
- a CDS encoding Uma2 family endonuclease: protein MTIATSLPTMSPQFSNPQPVLLDVRDTTLMVTPEHFDRLCRNNPDLRLELTQSGELIIMAPAGGESSRRNLNVATDNVATDNVATDVDLWNRQTNLGEAFDSDPQRQRVELYRT from the coding sequence ATGACGATTGCCACCTCTCTCCCCACGATGTCCCCGCAGTTCAGTAACCCTCAACCCGTCCTGCTCGATGTGCGGGATACGACTCTGATGGTTACGCCGGAACACTTCGATCGCCTCTGTCGCAATAACCCTGATTTACGCCTTGAACTCACCCAGTCTGGAGAGTTAATCATTATGGCTCCTGCCGGTGGCGAAAGTAGTAGGCGCAATCTCAATGTAGCGACCGATAATGTAGCGACCGATAATGTAGCGACCGATGTTGATCTGTGGAACCGGCAAACCAATTTAGGGGAAGCGTTTGACTCAGATCCCCAACGGCAGCGGGTGGAACTCTATAGAACCTAG